AATATTTTAAACAAAAAGCAAATGCAAAAAGTTAATGTATTTTGGTTTAGAAGAGATTTACGTTTGTTTGATAATACAGCTCTAAACAAAGCTTTAGCAGAGAACATCCCTGTACTTCCTATTTTTATTTTTGATGATGAAATTTTAGAATTTTTACCAAAGAATGATGCTAGGGTATCTTTTATTTATGACTGTTTAAATAACATCAATCAAGAACTAAATCAACATAAAAGTAGTTTATTGGTTTTAAAAGGAACACCTACAGAAGTATGGAAACAACTTTTTAAAAATTACAACATCAATGCTATTTACACCAATAAAGATTATGAACCTTATGCTTTAGAACGAGATAGAAATATTTACAAATTGGCTAAGGAACATCAAATTGAATTTTATAGGTTTAAAGATCAAGTCATTTTTGAAGAAAATGAAATTATAAAAGCCGATGGAAAACCATACACTGTTTATACTCCTTATAAAAACAAATGGTTAACTGTTTTTAAAGAAAGAACTCTTACAACGCAAACAGGTAATGATCAAAACTTTTTAAAACAAAAAACATCATTTCCCAAAATTGAAGAGATAGGATTTACAGCTTCTTTAATAAAAGTACCTAAGTTTGACGCTACAAAAATTATAGATTACGGAAAACATAGAGATTTCCCTTCTATTGATCACACCACACATATTGGTCCTCATTTACGTTTTGGTACTTTAAGTATCAGGCAAGTCATTTTAAATTTACCAAAGCAAAGCGATGTCTATTTAAGTGAATTAATTTGGAGAGAGTTTTTTATGCAAATTCTCTTTCATTTTCCGCAAGCACAGCACCACAATTTTAAATCTAAATACGATACCATTCCTTGGAGAAATAACGAAGAGGAATTTAACAAATGGTGTAACGGACAAACAGGATACCCTATAGTAGATGCAGGTATGAGAGAGTTAAATGCCACGGGACATATGCACAACAGAGTAAGAATGATTACGGCAGGATTTTTATGCAAACACTTACTGATTGATTGGCAATGGGGTGAAGCGTATTTTGCCGAAAAATTATTAGATTATGAACTAGCTGCCAACAACGGAAATTGGCAATGGGCTGCAGGAACAGGTTGTGATGCTGCTCCTTATTTTAGAGTTTTTAACCCGACCACTCAAATTCAAAAGTTTGACAAAGACCTAAAATATATTAAAAAATGGGTGCCCGAATTAAATGAATTAAGTTATCCAGAACCAATGGTGGAACATAAATTTGCCAGAGAAAGAGCTATTAACACCTATAAACTAGCTTTAGAAAGCCACTAAAAAAATTTATTACCACTTATTTTTTTCACAGTACTAAGAAACAGACGTTTAACAAATTCTATTATTTGTTATATCTTTAAGGCCTTATTAAAGAAACCTTATCATGAAAAAAATACTTTTTGCCCTATCTTTTATTTTACTTACTTCTTGTTTTAAAGATGATCTTCCAAAAGACT
Above is a genomic segment from Wenyingzhuangia fucanilytica containing:
- a CDS encoding cryptochrome/photolyase family protein gives rise to the protein MQKVNVFWFRRDLRLFDNTALNKALAENIPVLPIFIFDDEILEFLPKNDARVSFIYDCLNNINQELNQHKSSLLVLKGTPTEVWKQLFKNYNINAIYTNKDYEPYALERDRNIYKLAKEHQIEFYRFKDQVIFEENEIIKADGKPYTVYTPYKNKWLTVFKERTLTTQTGNDQNFLKQKTSFPKIEEIGFTASLIKVPKFDATKIIDYGKHRDFPSIDHTTHIGPHLRFGTLSIRQVILNLPKQSDVYLSELIWREFFMQILFHFPQAQHHNFKSKYDTIPWRNNEEEFNKWCNGQTGYPIVDAGMRELNATGHMHNRVRMITAGFLCKHLLIDWQWGEAYFAEKLLDYELAANNGNWQWAAGTGCDAAPYFRVFNPTTQIQKFDKDLKYIKKWVPELNELSYPEPMVEHKFARERAINTYKLALESH